A region from the Ichthyobacterium seriolicida genome encodes:
- a CDS encoding BspA family leucine-rich repeat surface protein, giving the protein MKTKILLFCLFSFQAALFTRCVKNEKVEDVLSNIISISSLKFDSAENEGLTEEDVSISFDPNDSTKISVILPYKKRELITKLVPKIEFSGKTIDPDPSTINDFSSPVSFKITSEKGDSKTYTVRVSTLEASSENKILSFSLDILASLGLSTSINHDNSQIVISSSTEKVFSYYELEKIKNIVPQIGISKFASISENPERIDLLSISAEPTEYVVTSESGEPRTYTLIGDYKLKEFVSKWNPIITYIGGNSENKDVKLPIYEGGDYDFVVDWGDGTEKQIVTSHDSPGAAHKYVTEGEKTVTITGKIEGFNFGKVTDSKEQIIEISSWGDLRFGNAGGYLKDCEKLSSLPLEGPDLEGVTDLSEMFYGARVFNGDISNWNVSKVENMSGMFRNALAFDKELNAWDVSSVTNMSEMFKGADAFNQNIGDWDVSSVTNMESMFGGTKVFNQDLNDWNVSSVTNMSSMFETAESFNKDLNKWNVGNVTNMSSMFSGGYGITVAFNGDIGEWNVSKVTDMSYMFSRASSFNRNISNWDVSKVTDMSRMFDAGYSGSIPFNQDISGWSVEKVTNCYNFTRSTGFKKPSFSKGC; this is encoded by the coding sequence ATGAAAACAAAGATTTTATTGTTCTGTTTATTTTCTTTTCAAGCAGCGTTATTTACTCGTTGTGTAAAAAATGAAAAAGTAGAAGACGTATTGTCAAATATTATATCTATTTCTTCTTTAAAATTTGACTCTGCCGAGAATGAAGGCTTGACAGAAGAAGATGTAAGTATTAGTTTTGATCCTAATGACTCTACTAAAATATCTGTCATTTTACCCTATAAGAAGAGAGAATTAATAACAAAATTAGTTCCTAAAATAGAATTTTCAGGAAAGACGATAGATCCAGACCCTAGCACGATTAATGATTTTTCGTCCCCTGTATCTTTTAAAATCACTTCTGAAAAGGGAGACTCTAAAACCTATACAGTAAGGGTCTCTACATTAGAAGCGAGTTCTGAAAATAAAATATTGTCTTTTAGTCTTGACATACTTGCCAGTTTAGGTTTATCAACTAGTATTAACCATGATAATTCACAAATAGTTATATCGTCTTCAACAGAAAAGGTATTTTCTTACTATGAATTAGAAAAAATAAAAAACATAGTGCCGCAAATAGGAATTTCAAAATTTGCTTCTATATCCGAAAATCCTGAAAGGATAGATCTTTTGAGTATTTCTGCAGAACCTACAGAGTATGTAGTGACATCTGAAAGTGGAGAACCTAGAACATATACATTAATAGGTGATTATAAGTTAAAAGAGTTTGTATCGAAATGGAATCCAATAATCACATACATAGGTGGGAATAGCGAAAATAAAGATGTAAAGTTACCTATATACGAAGGGGGTGATTATGATTTCGTCGTAGATTGGGGAGATGGCACAGAAAAACAAATAGTTACTTCTCATGATAGTCCTGGTGCTGCACATAAATATGTAACAGAAGGAGAAAAAACAGTAACTATTACTGGAAAAATAGAGGGATTTAACTTCGGAAAGGTTACTGATAGTAAAGAACAAATAATAGAAATTTCATCTTGGGGAGATTTAAGATTTGGTAATGCGGGAGGTTATTTAAAAGATTGTGAAAAATTAAGTTCATTACCTTTGGAAGGTCCAGATTTAGAGGGAGTAACTGATCTATCTGAGATGTTTTATGGAGCTAGAGTCTTCAATGGTGATATAAGTAATTGGAACGTTTCTAAGGTAGAAAATATGTCTGGTATGTTTCGTAACGCTTTAGCTTTTGATAAAGAATTAAATGCTTGGGATGTTTCTAGTGTTACTAATATGTCAGAGATGTTTAAAGGTGCTGATGCTTTTAATCAAAATATAGGGGATTGGGATGTAAGTAGTGTCACTAATATGGAGAGTATGTTTGGAGGTACTAAAGTTTTTAATCAGGATTTAAATGATTGGAATGTATCTAGTGTTACCAATATGTCAAGTATGTTTGAAACAGCTGAATCTTTTAATAAGGATCTCAATAAATGGAACGTAGGGAATGTCACTAATATGTCGAGTATGTTTTCTGGTGGTTACGGTATCACTGTCGCTTTTAATGGGGATATTGGTGAATGGAATGTGTCAAAAGTTACTGATATGTCTTATATGTTTAGTAGGGCTTCAAGTTTTAATCGTAATATTAGTAACTGGGACGTATCTAAAGTTACTGATATGTCAAGGATGTTTGACGCTGGTTATTCTGGCTCTATTCCTTTTAATCAAGACATTAGTGGCTGGAGTGTAGAAAAAGTTACCAATTGCTATAATTTTACTAGATCAACAGGGTTTAAAAAGCCTTCTTTTAGTAAAGGGTGCTGA
- a CDS encoding BspA family leucine-rich repeat surface protein: MKYNETLSFAFLCSVVLFNSCIKNTSSVDNDVKKTKPINFISKWKIGEEIDEKKTIVLPIYNGGDYDFYVDWGDGTEKQHINSDNLNSKSHAYKAPGEYYITITGKIKGFNFGLVDESKSKVIEILDWGNLNFGRNENGAYFKYCMNLTTIPSFPPDLEGITNMKEMFKLCSKFNGDVSNWDVSKVTDMSYMFSGCRSFTGKGLKTWDVSNVTNMQFMFSLATNLTEDLSGWNVNKVNTCGNFIDTAKTRIPKIFPRCTEVPYLDFSSLSPKTVEHSEK; encoded by the coding sequence ATGAAATATAATGAAACGTTGTCATTTGCTTTTTTGTGCTCGGTTGTATTGTTTAATTCTTGCATTAAAAATACTAGTAGTGTAGATAATGATGTGAAAAAGACCAAGCCAATTAATTTTATATCAAAATGGAAAATAGGCGAAGAAATAGATGAAAAGAAAACAATAGTATTGCCTATATACAATGGCGGTGATTACGATTTTTATGTAGACTGGGGAGATGGAACAGAAAAACAACACATCAATTCAGATAATCTAAATAGTAAATCACACGCATATAAAGCTCCTGGTGAATACTATATAACCATTACAGGAAAAATTAAAGGGTTTAATTTCGGATTGGTTGACGAAAGTAAATCTAAAGTAATTGAAATTTTAGATTGGGGAAATTTAAACTTTGGGCGTAATGAAAATGGAGCATATTTTAAATATTGTATGAATCTGACAACTATACCGTCCTTTCCCCCTGATTTGGAAGGAATCACCAATATGAAAGAAATGTTTAAGTTATGTTCTAAATTTAATGGAGATGTGAGTAACTGGGATGTGTCTAAAGTTACTGATATGTCCTATATGTTTTCAGGGTGCCGTAGCTTTACTGGTAAAGGACTAAAAACTTGGGACGTGTCTAATGTTACTAATATGCAATTTATGTTCAGTTTAGCAACGAATTTAACTGAAGATCTGAGCGGATGGAATGTAAATAAAGTTAATACTTGTGGTAATTTCATTGATACAGCAAAAACTAGAATTCCCAAAATATTTCCTAGGTGTACAGAGGTGCCATATTTAGATTTTTCATCCCTGTCACCAAAAACAGTAGAGCACAGTGAAAAATAG